In Apteryx mantelli isolate bAptMan1 chromosome 16, bAptMan1.hap1, whole genome shotgun sequence, a single genomic region encodes these proteins:
- the WIPI2 gene encoding WD repeat domain phosphoinositide-interacting protein 2 isoform X3, producing the protein MNLASQSGEAGNGQLLFANFNQDNTSLAVGSKSGYKFFSLSSVDKLEQIYECTDTEDVCIVERLFSSSLVAIVSLKAPRKLKVCHFKKGTEICNYSYSNTILAVKLNRQRLIVCLEESLYIHNIRDMKVLHTIRETPPNPAGLCALSINNDNCYLAYPGSATIGEVQVFDTINLRAANMIPAHDSPLAALAFDASGTKLATASEKGTVIRVFSIPEGQKLFEFRRGVKRCVSICSLAFSMDGMFLSASSNTETVHIFKLETVKEKPQEEPTTWTGYFGKVLMASTSYLPSQVTEMFNQGRAFATVRLPFCGHKNICALATIQKIPRLLVGAADGYLYMYNLDPQEGGECTLMKQHKPVT; encoded by the exons ATGAACTTGGCCAGTCAGAGCGGCGAAGCCGGCAACGGCCAGCTGCTTTTCGCCAACTTCAACCAGGACAACAC GTCCCTTGCTGTTGGCAGTAAATCAGGCTAcaaattcttctctctttcttctgtggACAAATTAGAGCAAATCTATGAATGCA CTGACACAGAAGATGTGTGCATTGTGGAGAGACTGTTCTCCAGTAGTCTGGTGGCCATAGTTAGCCTTAAAGCTCCACGCAAGCTGAAAGTTTGTCACTTTAAGAAGGGGACTGAGATTTGCAACTACAGTTACTCCAACACCATCTTGGCTGTGAAACTCAATAGACAG AGGCTGATAGTATGTTTGGAAGAGTCTCTTTATATACACAACATACGAGACATGAAGGTATTACATACAATCAGGGAGACACCTCCCAATCCTGCAG GACTGTGCGCGTTATCAATAAACAATGACAACTGCTACCTGGCTTACCCAGGGAGTGCAACTATTGGAGAAGTACAGGTCTTTGACACCATCAATCTG AGAGCTGCTAATATGATCCCAGCTCATGACAGTCCCTTGGCTGCTTTGGCGTTTGACGCAAGTGGTACTAAACTTGCCACTGCATCAGAAAAG gggACAGTGATCAGAGTATTTTCCATTCCAGAGGGACAGAAACTCTTTGAATTCCGAAGGGGAGTGAAGAG gtgTGTGAGCATCTGTTCATTGGCTTTCAGCATGGATGGCATGTTTCTGTCTGCATCCAGTAACACAGAGACAGTGCATATCTTCAAACTTGAGACTGTGAAAGAAAA ACCTCAGGAAGAGCCTACAACCTGGACAGGTTACTTTGGAAAAGTGCTCATGGCCTCAACAAGCTATCTGCCCTCTCAAGTCACAGAAATGTTCAACCAGGGTAGAGCCTTTGCTACGGTCCGCCTGCCGTTCTGTGGACACAAAAACATCTGTGCACTTGCTAC AATTCAGAAGATCCCTCGTTTATTGGTGGGGGCTGCTGATGGGTATCTCTACATGTACAACCTAGACCCCCAAGAAGGAGGAGAGTGCACACTAATGAAGCAGCACAA acctGTGACATGA
- the WIPI2 gene encoding WD repeat domain phosphoinositide-interacting protein 2 isoform X2 yields the protein MNLASQSGEAGNGQLLFANFNQDNTSLAVGSKSGYKFFSLSSVDKLEQIYECTDTEDVCIVERLFSSSLVAIVSLKAPRKLKVCHFKKGTEICNYSYSNTILAVKLNRQRLIVCLEESLYIHNIRDMKVLHTIRETPPNPAGLCALSINNDNCYLAYPGSATIGEVQVFDTINLRAANMIPAHDSPLAALAFDASGTKLATASEKGTVIRVFSIPEGQKLFEFRRGVKRCVSICSLAFSMDGMFLSASSNTETVHIFKLETVKEKPQEEPTTWTGYFGKVLMASTSYLPSQVTEMFNQGRAFATVRLPFCGHKNICALATIQKIPRLLVGAADGYLYMYNLDPQEGGECTLMKQHKLDGSMEPANEILESASHDRPLVAQTYSAAVTKAYTDDLGAVGGACLEDETNSLRLDEDSEHPPMILRTD from the exons ATGAACTTGGCCAGTCAGAGCGGCGAAGCCGGCAACGGCCAGCTGCTTTTCGCCAACTTCAACCAGGACAACAC GTCCCTTGCTGTTGGCAGTAAATCAGGCTAcaaattcttctctctttcttctgtggACAAATTAGAGCAAATCTATGAATGCA CTGACACAGAAGATGTGTGCATTGTGGAGAGACTGTTCTCCAGTAGTCTGGTGGCCATAGTTAGCCTTAAAGCTCCACGCAAGCTGAAAGTTTGTCACTTTAAGAAGGGGACTGAGATTTGCAACTACAGTTACTCCAACACCATCTTGGCTGTGAAACTCAATAGACAG AGGCTGATAGTATGTTTGGAAGAGTCTCTTTATATACACAACATACGAGACATGAAGGTATTACATACAATCAGGGAGACACCTCCCAATCCTGCAG GACTGTGCGCGTTATCAATAAACAATGACAACTGCTACCTGGCTTACCCAGGGAGTGCAACTATTGGAGAAGTACAGGTCTTTGACACCATCAATCTG AGAGCTGCTAATATGATCCCAGCTCATGACAGTCCCTTGGCTGCTTTGGCGTTTGACGCAAGTGGTACTAAACTTGCCACTGCATCAGAAAAG gggACAGTGATCAGAGTATTTTCCATTCCAGAGGGACAGAAACTCTTTGAATTCCGAAGGGGAGTGAAGAG gtgTGTGAGCATCTGTTCATTGGCTTTCAGCATGGATGGCATGTTTCTGTCTGCATCCAGTAACACAGAGACAGTGCATATCTTCAAACTTGAGACTGTGAAAGAAAA ACCTCAGGAAGAGCCTACAACCTGGACAGGTTACTTTGGAAAAGTGCTCATGGCCTCAACAAGCTATCTGCCCTCTCAAGTCACAGAAATGTTCAACCAGGGTAGAGCCTTTGCTACGGTCCGCCTGCCGTTCTGTGGACACAAAAACATCTGTGCACTTGCTAC AATTCAGAAGATCCCTCGTTTATTGGTGGGGGCTGCTGATGGGTATCTCTACATGTACAACCTAGACCCCCAAGAAGGAGGAGAGTGCACACTAATGAAGCAGCACAA GCTTGATGGCAGTATGGAGCCAGCCAACGAAATTTTAGAGTCTGCATCCCATGACCGACCATTGGTAGCACAGACGTACAGTGCTGCTGTGACTAAAG
- the WIPI2 gene encoding WD repeat domain phosphoinositide-interacting protein 2 isoform X1: MNLASQSGEAGNGQLLFANFNQDNTSLAVGSKSGYKFFSLSSVDKLEQIYECTDTEDVCIVERLFSSSLVAIVSLKAPRKLKVCHFKKGTEICNYSYSNTILAVKLNRQRLIVCLEESLYIHNIRDMKVLHTIRETPPNPAGLCALSINNDNCYLAYPGSATIGEVQVFDTINLRAANMIPAHDSPLAALAFDASGTKLATASEKGTVIRVFSIPEGQKLFEFRRGVKRCVSICSLAFSMDGMFLSASSNTETVHIFKLETVKEKPQEEPTTWTGYFGKVLMASTSYLPSQVTEMFNQGRAFATVRLPFCGHKNICALATIQKIPRLLVGAADGYLYMYNLDPQEGGECTLMKQHKLDGSMEPANEILESASHDRPLVAQTYSAAVTKGTYVPSSPTRHAYTDDLGAVGGACLEDETNSLRLDEDSEHPPMILRTD; this comes from the exons ATGAACTTGGCCAGTCAGAGCGGCGAAGCCGGCAACGGCCAGCTGCTTTTCGCCAACTTCAACCAGGACAACAC GTCCCTTGCTGTTGGCAGTAAATCAGGCTAcaaattcttctctctttcttctgtggACAAATTAGAGCAAATCTATGAATGCA CTGACACAGAAGATGTGTGCATTGTGGAGAGACTGTTCTCCAGTAGTCTGGTGGCCATAGTTAGCCTTAAAGCTCCACGCAAGCTGAAAGTTTGTCACTTTAAGAAGGGGACTGAGATTTGCAACTACAGTTACTCCAACACCATCTTGGCTGTGAAACTCAATAGACAG AGGCTGATAGTATGTTTGGAAGAGTCTCTTTATATACACAACATACGAGACATGAAGGTATTACATACAATCAGGGAGACACCTCCCAATCCTGCAG GACTGTGCGCGTTATCAATAAACAATGACAACTGCTACCTGGCTTACCCAGGGAGTGCAACTATTGGAGAAGTACAGGTCTTTGACACCATCAATCTG AGAGCTGCTAATATGATCCCAGCTCATGACAGTCCCTTGGCTGCTTTGGCGTTTGACGCAAGTGGTACTAAACTTGCCACTGCATCAGAAAAG gggACAGTGATCAGAGTATTTTCCATTCCAGAGGGACAGAAACTCTTTGAATTCCGAAGGGGAGTGAAGAG gtgTGTGAGCATCTGTTCATTGGCTTTCAGCATGGATGGCATGTTTCTGTCTGCATCCAGTAACACAGAGACAGTGCATATCTTCAAACTTGAGACTGTGAAAGAAAA ACCTCAGGAAGAGCCTACAACCTGGACAGGTTACTTTGGAAAAGTGCTCATGGCCTCAACAAGCTATCTGCCCTCTCAAGTCACAGAAATGTTCAACCAGGGTAGAGCCTTTGCTACGGTCCGCCTGCCGTTCTGTGGACACAAAAACATCTGTGCACTTGCTAC AATTCAGAAGATCCCTCGTTTATTGGTGGGGGCTGCTGATGGGTATCTCTACATGTACAACCTAGACCCCCAAGAAGGAGGAGAGTGCACACTAATGAAGCAGCACAA GCTTGATGGCAGTATGGAGCCAGCCAACGAAATTTTAGAGTCTGCATCCCATGACCGACCATTGGTAGCACAGACGTACAGTGCTGCTGTGACTAAAGGTACATATGTGCCTTCCTCACCCACAAGGCATG